From Caminibacter mediatlanticus TB-2, the proteins below share one genomic window:
- a CDS encoding metallophosphoesterase encodes MKRGYYFFSIGLVLLLSGCNDVSTNENSNVSTDSGVVVVGAATDAYIINGDVSIYDLNGKKLNTNSCKTGEYGYFECKVDNDVKKVIVKVSGGKIDSDGNLTTSNDEKDFNGSLYGLYDINQSGIVSPLTTKIFAKATNANFIYDEKNKISYIVGDVNLTLPKKIYDDVYDLEQNLPYNHFTLKNKNQVLNQVRNVTKILDSNYSIIKNFHPVMKRYGNLFFIHMADVHLTADNEVEDVFGGKIPPVTTVKEDIKEINSFNPNLVIQTGDIVALADQYPLDKDEEWYKLAKENIVDPIKNKEIPFLFAPGNHDPAGYKLKDVNKSDPRYYNGLIFKYILTNIDKTYYSYDYDNYHFIILDPKETEESGYRTVILPQEQLEWLKNELNANSDKFFIIAYHQPLGSWDKDSYQKFINLILPYKLRILLIVGHTHDNRLIYRDGIPEYQGGAVCGDWWNTGKDPDGSPMGYAVYKIDKGVVYRFYKGTGLDKQINILNPVDVRIDKPTEFKLNIYNKNQEIKRVKFAIDGKIVGSLDLKKIDANNITWFNANGELIPNVDDKDHNVTFIIYTNNGEYNSTISYRFSKNKFFKISEILDDTNFKNWYGRFVDVNATIISVQSSGNLITLKDDSGKIVVWCGDTSHPEFKVGDKVYLRGQVTQFRDTKELKLISFDDVKIYDHEDINNDIYKFNNIQEAYDNFDKYQDKLVEVSGIVTADFGNFKVIQDTTRGIAIYLNTSKVFNPGTELSVTGTLTDYYGTIEIKPNNDEDLIVGGSTSIPEPKLVNITEVLDNINNLIKVENVKVLEATSTSLIVSDGENNLTIYTSKAGFNPLSKVNNGDIIDIIGIGAIYRDKAEIYPRSLEDIIIKQKNTVDNNITVLENIQQIYDKFDELKDKDVEVSGVVTANFGNNIAIEDESRGVVLYISSKIPEVNLGNKVKVKGKVTSYKGLVELDVYDSNLSIEGNGTIPEPKEITINELEQNMGNLVEIKNLKVESVSSSSITVSDDVNKTTVYCGKAKFDPTTFVNEGDIISVIGISGYYNAPQILPRSKEDIIK; translated from the coding sequence AATGATGTTTCTACTAATGAAAATAGTAATGTATCTACTGATAGTGGAGTTGTTGTAGTTGGTGCAGCTACTGATGCTTATATTATAAATGGAGATGTTAGTATTTATGATTTAAATGGTAAAAAATTAAATACAAATTCATGTAAAACAGGAGAATATGGTTATTTTGAGTGTAAAGTTGATAACGACGTTAAAAAAGTTATAGTTAAAGTAAGTGGTGGTAAAATTGATTCAGATGGTAATTTAACAACTTCAAATGATGAAAAAGATTTTAATGGTTCTTTGTATGGATTATATGATATAAATCAATCTGGAATAGTTTCACCTTTAACTACTAAAATTTTTGCAAAAGCCACAAATGCAAATTTTATATATGATGAAAAAAACAAAATTTCATATATTGTAGGAGATGTGAATTTAACTTTACCTAAAAAAATTTATGATGATGTATATGACTTAGAACAAAATTTACCATATAATCATTTTACTTTAAAAAATAAAAATCAAGTATTAAATCAAGTAAGAAATGTTACAAAAATATTAGATTCTAATTATTCTATAATAAAAAATTTTCATCCTGTCATGAAAAGATATGGTAATTTATTTTTTATTCATATGGCTGATGTACATTTAACTGCTGATAATGAGGTTGAAGATGTATTTGGAGGAAAAATTCCACCAGTTACAACTGTAAAAGAAGATATAAAAGAGATAAATTCATTTAACCCAAATTTAGTTATTCAAACTGGTGATATAGTTGCATTAGCTGACCAATATCCTCTTGATAAAGATGAAGAATGGTATAAATTAGCTAAGGAAAACATTGTAGACCCAATAAAAAATAAAGAAATCCCATTTTTATTTGCTCCTGGAAATCATGACCCAGCTGGATATAAATTAAAAGATGTGAATAAATCTGACCCAAGATATTATAATGGGCTTATATTTAAATATATTTTAACTAATATAGATAAAACTTATTATTCATATGATTATGATAATTATCATTTTATAATTTTAGACCCTAAAGAAACTGAAGAAAGTGGCTATAGAACAGTTATCTTGCCACAAGAACAACTTGAATGGTTAAAAAATGAATTAAATGCTAATAGTGATAAGTTTTTTATAATTGCATATCATCAGCCACTGGGTTCGTGGGATAAAGATAGTTATCAAAAATTTATTAATTTAATTTTGCCTTATAAACTTAGAATATTATTAATAGTTGGACATACACATGATAATAGATTAATTTATAGAGATGGAATTCCTGAATATCAAGGTGGTGCTGTTTGTGGTGATTGGTGGAATACTGGAAAAGACCCTGATGGTTCACCTATGGGATATGCTGTATATAAAATTGATAAAGGGGTAGTATATAGATTTTATAAAGGTACTGGACTTGATAAACAAATAAACATTTTAAACCCTGTTGATGTAAGAATAGATAAACCAACAGAGTTTAAGCTAAATATTTATAATAAAAATCAAGAAATTAAAAGAGTTAAATTTGCTATTGATGGTAAAATTGTAGGAAGCTTAGATTTAAAGAAAATTGATGCAAATAATATAACTTGGTTTAATGCTAATGGTGAATTAATCCCTAATGTAGATGATAAAGACCATAATGTAACTTTTATAATTTATACTAATAATGGAGAATATAACTCAACTATTTCTTATAGATTTAGTAAAAATAAATTTTTTAAAATTTCTGAAATTTTAGATGATACTAATTTTAAAAATTGGTATGGTAGATTTGTTGATGTAAATGCAACGATTATAAGTGTACAAAGTAGTGGTAATTTAATTACTTTAAAAGATGATAGTGGTAAAATTGTAGTATGGTGTGGTGATACAAGTCATCCTGAATTTAAAGTAGGGGATAAAGTATATTTAAGAGGGCAAGTTACACAATTTAGAGATACAAAAGAATTAAAATTAATTTCATTTGATGATGTGAAAATTTATGACCATGAAGATATAAACAATGATATTTATAAATTTAATAATATTCAAGAAGCTTATGATAATTTTGATAAATATCAAGATAAACTTGTTGAGGTTAGTGGTATAGTTACAGCAGATTTTGGAAATTTTAAAGTAATTCAAGATACTACAAGAGGTATTGCAATTTATTTAAACACATCAAAAGTATTTAACCCTGGTACTGAACTTAGTGTTACTGGAACTCTTACTGATTATTATGGTACTATTGAGATTAAGCCAAATAATGATGAAGATTTAATAGTAGGAGGTTCAACTTCTATTCCTGAACCAAAATTAGTTAATATTACTGAGGTACTTGATAATATTAATAATTTAATAAAAGTTGAAAATGTAAAAGTATTAGAAGCAACATCAACTTCATTGATTGTTAGTGATGGTGAAAATAACTTAACTATTTATACTTCAAAAGCTGGTTTCAATCCTTTAAGTAAAGTTAATAATGGAGATATTATTGATATTATTGGAATAGGTGCAATTTATAGAGATAAAGCAGAAATTTATCCAAGAAGCTTAGAGGATATTATAATTAAGCAAAAAAATACAGTTGATAATAATATTACAGTTTTAGAAAACATTCAGCAAATTTATGATAAGTTTGATGAATTGAAAGATAAAGATGTTGAAGTAAGTGGAGTTGTTACAGCAAATTTTGGTAATAATATTGCAATAGAAGATGAAAGTAGGGGAGTTGTACTATATATATCTTCTAAAATTCCAGAAGTTAATTTAGGAAATAAAGTAAAAGTAAAAGGTAAAGTTACTTCATATAAAGGATTAGTTGAATTAGATGTATATGATAGTAATTTAAGCATTGAAGGTAATGGAACTATTCCAGAGCCAAAAGAGATAACAATCAATGAGTTAGAGCAAAATATGGGTAATTTAGTTGAAATTAAAAATTTAAAAGTTGAAAGTGTAAGTTCATCAAGTATAACTGTATCAGATGATGTTAATAAAACAACAGTATATTGTGGTAAAGCTAAATTTGACCCAACTACATTTGTTAATGAAGGTGATATTATTAGTGTAATTGGAATTTCTGGATATTATAATGCTCCACAAATTCTTCCAAGAAGTAAAGAAGACATAATTAAATAG